From a single Sulfolobus sp. E5-1-F genomic region:
- a CDS encoding 4-phosphopantoate--beta-alanine ligase translates to MDKAQDSKPWSIRDIIPENHPRRESLLIREKLIEAMEKNIIVPQGLIAHGRGECFDYLIGEKTQDFAEKAIEVAAATLLLAKTPVISINGNMAALVPESLVKLAEETNAKLEVNLFYRDERREKAIAEVLYKANAKEILGIGEEASAVIPELFSQRRRVSPKGIYVADVVLLGLEDGDRTEALVKMGKKVIAIDINPLSRTSRTATITIVDNIIRAVPRLVEKVRELKSKSKEELERIVINYDNKAVLSESLRFIANRLTQLSLSL, encoded by the coding sequence CAGAAAATCATCCTAGAAGAGAATCCCTACTGATCAGGGAAAAACTAATTGAAGCGATGGAGAAAAATATCATAGTTCCTCAAGGATTAATTGCTCATGGAAGGGGAGAGTGTTTCGATTATTTAATAGGAGAGAAGACTCAAGATTTTGCTGAAAAGGCTATAGAAGTCGCAGCAGCTACCCTACTATTAGCTAAAACACCAGTTATTTCTATAAATGGGAATATGGCTGCATTAGTTCCAGAAAGTCTAGTAAAATTAGCAGAGGAGACAAATGCCAAGCTTGAAGTTAACTTATTCTATAGGGATGAAAGAAGAGAAAAAGCAATAGCTGAAGTCCTTTATAAGGCAAATGCCAAGGAGATTTTAGGAATAGGCGAGGAGGCATCAGCAGTCATACCAGAACTATTTAGTCAGAGGAGAAGAGTAAGCCCTAAAGGCATCTATGTGGCAGATGTAGTATTATTAGGTTTAGAAGATGGAGATAGAACTGAGGCGTTAGTGAAAATGGGTAAAAAAGTTATAGCTATAGACATTAATCCACTATCAAGGACTTCTAGAACAGCCACAATAACTATAGTTGATAATATAATTAGGGCGGTTCCGAGATTAGTGGAAAAGGTTAGAGAGCTAAAGTCTAAAAGTAAAGAAGAATTAGAACGTATAGTCATAAATTATGATAATAAAGCTGTCTTATCTGAATCATTGAGGTTTATAGCTAACAGATTAACTCAGCTCTCTCTTTCCTTATAG
- the panB gene encoding 3-methyl-2-oxobutanoate hydroxymethyltransferase, which produces MKKVTIRDFIKKKSVKEKITMLTAYDYPTAKIISNTELDSILVGDSLGMVVLGYTNTLNVSMRDMISHTRAVARANPPQLIVADMPFLSYEIDAKTAVKNAGLLVKAGSDAVKLEGGEEIKDIIRAIIKAGIPVMGHIGLTPQRFLRLGGFRTIGKTKQEEEQLIKDCLELEDAGVFSIVIENTYADIAKRITEKVSIPTICIGAGPYCDGQVLVINDLLGLSDFTPYFAKSYVNLKEIISNAINQYIVDVKNNKFPEKQHYKERES; this is translated from the coding sequence ATGAAAAAGGTGACAATAAGGGACTTCATAAAGAAGAAATCAGTGAAAGAGAAGATTACGATGTTAACAGCATACGATTATCCGACAGCAAAGATAATATCTAATACTGAGCTAGACTCCATACTTGTAGGAGACTCCTTAGGAATGGTTGTTCTAGGATATACAAATACGCTCAATGTGTCCATGAGAGATATGATTTCCCACACGAGAGCAGTAGCAAGAGCAAATCCGCCTCAGCTAATAGTTGCAGACATGCCATTCCTAAGTTATGAGATAGATGCTAAAACTGCAGTAAAGAATGCAGGACTCCTTGTTAAGGCTGGTAGCGATGCAGTAAAACTAGAAGGTGGAGAGGAAATCAAAGACATTATTAGAGCAATCATAAAAGCTGGAATACCCGTAATGGGACATATAGGTTTAACACCTCAAAGGTTTTTAAGGCTGGGAGGATTTAGGACAATCGGAAAAACTAAGCAGGAGGAGGAACAATTAATAAAGGATTGTTTAGAACTAGAAGATGCAGGAGTATTTTCAATAGTCATTGAAAACACGTATGCAGATATAGCTAAAAGAATTACAGAAAAAGTAAGCATACCTACAATCTGTATAGGAGCTGGACCATATTGTGATGGACAAGTGTTAGTAATAAACGATTTACTGGGGCTATCTGACTTCACCCCTTACTTCGCTAAATCATATGTTAATTTGAAAGAAATTATTTCAAACGCAATAAATCAGTACATAGTTGACGTAAAAAATAATAAGTTCCCAGAAAAACAACACTATAAGGAAAGAGAGAGCTGA
- a CDS encoding ABC transporter ATP-binding protein — translation MTEKQFAVSVTNLRKRIGNKEILKGLSFNVENGEVFGIVGPNGAGKTTTLRILSGIIKNFDGNVKIFGLSPVEAKQKGYISYMPEDAFPYEKLTGYENLDFYAELYAKGDKELKEKYLKIGIEISNLGKRIYDKTAEYSRGMKRRLIIARTLMVMPKLSVLDEPTSALDVESAVRIRNIILDMARRYNMTIILSSHNMLEVEYLCDKITLINDGRVIANGKPEDIVKSANSKNLEEAFIKLVFGE, via the coding sequence ATGACAGAAAAGCAATTCGCGGTTAGTGTTACCAATTTACGAAAGCGAATCGGAAATAAGGAGATACTTAAGGGGTTATCATTTAATGTAGAGAACGGAGAAGTTTTTGGAATTGTTGGTCCTAATGGAGCCGGAAAGACAACTACACTAAGAATACTATCCGGTATTATTAAAAATTTCGATGGAAATGTAAAAATCTTCGGCCTTAGTCCAGTTGAGGCAAAACAAAAGGGGTATATCTCATATATGCCAGAAGACGCTTTCCCGTATGAGAAATTAACTGGCTACGAAAATTTAGATTTCTACGCTGAACTATACGCTAAAGGTGACAAGGAGTTAAAGGAAAAATACTTGAAAATAGGTATTGAGATTTCCAATTTAGGTAAGAGAATTTACGATAAGACAGCTGAGTATAGTAGAGGTATGAAAAGAAGGCTCATTATAGCAAGAACTTTAATGGTGATGCCTAAACTTTCAGTTCTAGATGAACCGACTTCAGCCCTAGATGTAGAGTCTGCAGTAAGAATAAGGAATATAATTTTAGATATGGCGAGAAGATATAATATGACAATAATACTCTCTTCACATAATATGCTAGAGGTCGAATACTTGTGTGATAAAATCACGCTGATTAACGATGGAAGAGTAATTGCTAATGGAAAGCCTGAAGACATCGTCAAAAGTGCTAATTCTAAGAACCTGGAAGAAGCTTTCATAAAACTCGTGTTCGGTGAGTAG
- a CDS encoding ABC transporter permease has translation MLKTMIKKEILDLKRDRKLVLGAIILPFILLPLIGIILYASVAVSPPVIEIVNYNQSNLPYVQVVSHYISQNGGNVIYNDSNGSIIPDAVIIFPGDFNINASNISRQAFVYVKILISSNQEASNLVNNALGYLSYYLIYNRTEFLINSSNLQHKVNPSDILSPLLVKNFVVTITGKSASQSQANLSEIARIITLVLFPSATPVIFYVTDGIVGEKERKTLESLLASPISINSFIFSKVIIAIILGVLSSLGDILGVILFSSLMSFMFGLSLSLSASFTLIVILVYLLAVLLTAALSVILLLALGGSMRNMQIINFLILSFGLIASFSALFINVANLLPPLNLILIIPYEQLSLSLLYFVSGSTFISLYLILGVLIVAVIILLVSSKLFNSERLLLK, from the coding sequence ATGCTAAAGACAATGATAAAGAAAGAGATATTGGATCTAAAAAGGGATAGAAAGTTAGTACTTGGGGCCATAATTCTTCCTTTCATATTACTACCGCTGATAGGCATTATACTTTACGCTTCTGTAGCTGTATCTCCACCTGTGATTGAAATAGTAAACTATAATCAATCAAACTTACCTTATGTTCAAGTTGTTTCACACTATATTAGTCAAAATGGGGGAAATGTAATTTACAACGATTCGAATGGAAGTATAATACCCGATGCTGTGATAATATTTCCCGGCGACTTTAACATAAATGCTAGTAATATCTCAAGACAAGCCTTTGTATATGTAAAGATTCTAATTTCCTCTAACCAGGAAGCTTCGAATTTAGTTAATAATGCATTAGGCTATTTATCTTATTATCTAATTTACAATAGAACTGAATTCTTGATAAATTCCTCTAATTTACAGCATAAGGTTAATCCTAGTGATATTCTAAGCCCCCTACTGGTTAAAAACTTCGTAGTTACTATAACTGGTAAAAGTGCATCGCAGTCTCAAGCTAACTTAAGTGAAATAGCTAGGATAATAACTCTAGTTCTCTTCCCCAGTGCTACTCCGGTAATATTTTATGTAACAGATGGGATAGTTGGCGAAAAGGAGAGGAAAACTTTAGAATCTTTACTGGCTTCACCAATATCAATAAACTCCTTTATATTCTCCAAGGTAATTATAGCTATAATTTTGGGAGTACTCTCATCATTGGGTGATATTCTAGGAGTGATACTATTTTCCTCCTTAATGTCATTCATGTTTGGTTTATCGTTATCCCTTAGTGCGTCATTTACTCTAATTGTTATCCTAGTCTACTTATTGGCTGTATTGCTTACCGCAGCCCTAAGTGTAATTTTACTCTTAGCTCTAGGTGGATCCATGCGTAATATGCAAATAATAAACTTTCTCATTTTATCGTTCGGTCTAATTGCCTCCTTTTCTGCTTTATTTATAAATGTAGCTAACTTACTGCCTCCACTTAATTTGATATTAATAATACCTTATGAGCAATTAAGTCTCTCATTACTTTACTTCGTTTCCGGTTCTACTTTTATTTCGTTATATCTTATATTGGGTGTGTTGATAGTAGCAGTGATAATTCTATTAGTGTCCTCAAAACTATTCAATTCAGAAAGATTACTGCTAAAGTAA
- a CDS encoding Lrp/AsnC ligand binding domain-containing protein: MAEVVRAYILVSTAVGKEMEVADMAKKVSGVVRADAVYGEYDVVVEVEAKSSDDLKKVIYEIRRNPNIIRTVTLIVM; this comes from the coding sequence ATGGCAGAAGTTGTAAGAGCCTATATTCTCGTCTCTACTGCTGTTGGAAAGGAAATGGAAGTAGCGGATATGGCTAAAAAGGTATCTGGTGTTGTAAGAGCAGATGCAGTCTATGGTGAATATGACGTAGTAGTAGAAGTTGAAGCTAAGTCATCTGACGATTTAAAGAAAGTAATATATGAGATAAGAAGGAATCCGAACATAATAAGGACCGTGACTTTAATAGTAATGTAA
- a CDS encoding ribbon-helix-helix protein, CopG family, with product MRVVTFKVEEDLLELLDRYAIKYGLNRSEAIRKAIEKMVRDELSKERVPVARVEKIKL from the coding sequence ATGAGAGTTGTAACATTTAAGGTAGAAGAAGATTTGTTAGAACTATTAGATAGATATGCCATAAAATACGGTTTAAATAGATCTGAAGCTATAAGGAAAGCCATAGAAAAAATGGTAAGAGATGAGTTATCAAAGGAGAGAGTTCCAGTGGCGAGAGTGGAAAAGATAAAGCTTTAA
- a CDS encoding MBL fold metallo-hydrolase: MVLKYFGHSCVLIDDKILIDPHDGGSIGLSKPDIKKVDLILITHDHYDHNAYQIFESKDVKINFYGSFNYGNYIIKGIKSYHDKYNGKVRGQNSIYIIQNNDGEKIAHLGDIGHLPDENIYKELYGTDVLLIPIGGVITINYKEALEIINKVSPKIIIPIHYWIKGHYMPLDPPEEFLSNLKYEIRRIDLKNNLIDENIEESKKVVYALSY; encoded by the coding sequence ATGGTACTAAAATATTTTGGACATTCTTGTGTTTTAATTGATGATAAAATATTAATTGATCCACATGATGGAGGAAGTATTGGTTTATCTAAACCAGATATAAAAAAGGTAGATTTAATTTTAATAACTCATGATCATTATGATCATAACGCATACCAAATTTTCGAATCTAAAGATGTTAAAATAAACTTCTATGGGTCTTTTAATTACGGCAATTACATCATAAAGGGAATAAAGAGTTATCATGATAAATATAACGGTAAAGTAAGAGGACAAAATAGCATATACATAATACAAAATAATGATGGTGAGAAAATAGCTCATCTTGGAGATATAGGTCACCTTCCAGATGAAAATATTTATAAGGAATTATATGGAACAGATGTGCTTTTAATACCTATAGGTGGAGTTATCACAATAAATTACAAGGAAGCACTAGAAATAATTAATAAAGTTTCGCCCAAAATAATAATTCCAATACACTATTGGATAAAAGGGCATTACATGCCATTAGATCCCCCAGAAGAGTTCTTATCCAACTTAAAATATGAGATAAGAAGAATAGATCTGAAAAACAATCTCATAGATGAAAACATAGAGGAGAGCAAGAAAGTGGTTTACGCTTTATCTTATTAA
- a CDS encoding isopropylmalate synthase, producing MRIFDTTLRDGEQAPGIDLTVEQKVMIAKKLADLGVDVIEAGFPASSEGEFISTKRIFEEVGDQVEVIGLSRSNKNDIDKTISTGISSIHLFIATSELHMKYKLKMTKEEVLDKIYESVKYAKDHGMVVEFSPEDATRTEEDFLFTAIRTAIEAGAERINIPDTVGIMHPFKYYDMIKKIVNFVGERIIVSVHCHNDFGLATANSLAGVYAGARQVHVTVNGIGERAGNASLEEVVMGIKKLLNYETNVKTWKLYEVSRFVAEMTGVPVPYFKAIVGDNAFGHESGIHVHGVIENPFTYEPISPEEVGNFRRLALGKHSGIHGLRKLLEEQGIYLSDDKLKIVLAEIKKLAESGNKVTVEDAKNIALKLMNS from the coding sequence ATTAGAATATTTGATACTACTTTAAGAGATGGTGAGCAAGCTCCAGGTATAGATCTAACAGTTGAGCAAAAAGTAATGATAGCGAAAAAGTTAGCCGATTTAGGAGTTGATGTAATTGAAGCAGGTTTTCCTGCATCCTCAGAAGGAGAATTCATATCTACTAAAAGGATTTTCGAAGAGGTAGGAGATCAAGTAGAAGTTATTGGATTATCTAGATCAAATAAGAACGATATAGATAAGACGATAAGCACTGGAATCTCAAGTATACACTTGTTCATAGCCACTTCAGAATTGCACATGAAGTATAAATTAAAGATGACAAAGGAAGAGGTCCTAGATAAGATCTATGAAAGTGTAAAATATGCAAAGGATCACGGTATGGTAGTGGAGTTTAGTCCAGAAGATGCAACAAGGACTGAAGAAGATTTCTTATTTACGGCAATTAGAACTGCAATAGAAGCTGGAGCCGAAAGGATAAATATACCGGATACAGTAGGAATTATGCATCCTTTCAAGTATTACGATATGATAAAGAAGATTGTAAACTTCGTAGGTGAGAGAATAATAGTGAGTGTTCACTGTCATAACGACTTCGGCTTGGCGACAGCGAATTCACTAGCTGGTGTATATGCCGGCGCTAGACAGGTCCACGTTACTGTAAATGGTATAGGCGAGAGAGCTGGAAATGCGTCGTTAGAAGAAGTGGTAATGGGTATAAAGAAATTGCTAAATTACGAGACAAATGTGAAAACTTGGAAATTGTATGAGGTAAGTAGATTTGTAGCTGAAATGACTGGCGTACCAGTACCCTATTTCAAGGCAATTGTTGGCGATAATGCATTTGGTCATGAATCTGGGATACATGTTCATGGAGTGATAGAAAATCCCTTCACATATGAGCCAATTTCGCCAGAAGAAGTAGGTAATTTCAGAAGATTAGCACTAGGTAAGCATAGTGGGATACATGGCTTAAGGAAATTATTAGAGGAACAAGGAATATACTTATCTGATGATAAATTGAAGATAGTCCTAGCTGAGATTAAGAAATTAGCTGAATCCGGTAATAAGGTAACAGTAGAGGATGCGAAAAACATTGCACTTAAATTAATGAATTCTTAA
- a CDS encoding 6-hydroxymethylpterin diphosphokinase MptE-like protein, with product MNFYKIIRSWLGFKERDDYISASILNCLISKEYDESELRDLVRGREIAVVGAGPQLDKISRLKEDVIIAADGATNYLINIGVTPDIIVTDLDGLQTFPKNSIYVVLAHGDNINLLHKVKEMDKVIPNSQVMPFGRLRLYGGFSDGDRAVVLAKYMGASKIRLYAMDFESGIIGKFSKPYYKKDVPASMIKRKKLEIARMIIEQVLNYDE from the coding sequence TTGAACTTTTATAAAATAATAAGGAGTTGGCTTGGATTCAAAGAAAGAGATGACTATATCTCTGCATCAATACTAAACTGTTTAATATCTAAGGAGTATGACGAGTCTGAATTAAGAGACCTCGTAAGGGGAAGGGAAATTGCAGTAGTTGGAGCTGGCCCTCAGTTGGATAAAATAAGTAGGCTAAAAGAGGATGTAATAATAGCAGCCGATGGTGCTACAAACTATCTCATAAATATTGGAGTTACCCCTGACATTATAGTAACTGATTTAGACGGTCTTCAAACTTTCCCTAAAAACTCAATATACGTGGTATTGGCTCATGGTGATAATATTAATTTGTTACATAAGGTCAAGGAGATGGATAAGGTGATCCCGAATTCACAAGTAATGCCTTTCGGTCGTTTAAGACTATATGGGGGGTTCAGTGACGGGGATAGGGCTGTAGTTTTGGCGAAGTATATGGGAGCTAGTAAGATAAGATTGTATGCTATGGATTTTGAGTCTGGGATTATTGGAAAATTCTCTAAACCGTACTATAAGAAGGACGTACCAGCTTCGATGATAAAAAGAAAAAAGTTAGAAATAGCTAGAATGATAATTGAACAAGTTTTAAATTATGATGAGTAG
- a CDS encoding HEPN domain-containing protein has protein sequence MDKSLVAAEYLLRARRTLKEAQIAFEDGDLYYTVIRTLDTVENLAKVLLSLKDIFRHDLFWNTTMLLNDENALEKKLRDLEYKLIPITLINESSLKTPTVVIRNKEAEMLVDEISKILEEVEKAYDEYHD, from the coding sequence ATGGATAAAAGTTTAGTAGCTGCTGAATATTTACTCAGAGCTAGAAGGACGTTAAAAGAGGCACAAATAGCTTTTGAGGATGGGGATCTTTATTATACCGTAATAAGAACCTTAGACACTGTAGAAAATTTAGCTAAAGTACTATTATCCTTGAAAGATATATTTAGGCATGACCTTTTTTGGAATACCACGATGTTACTTAATGACGAGAATGCATTAGAAAAGAAATTAAGAGATCTTGAATATAAATTAATTCCAATAACTCTAATTAACGAATCCTCTCTGAAAACTCCTACCGTAGTAATAAGGAATAAGGAAGCAGAAATGCTAGTTGATGAAATATCTAAAATTCTAGAGGAGGTCGAAAAAGCATATGACGAATACCACGATTGA
- a CDS encoding 6-pyruvoyl trahydropterin synthase family protein — translation MKVKVGIEGITMDSAHYTLSSYTDSQIHGHTYIVNVEVEGEVNEKSGFVVDFNLLKKIVKETIQEWDHKLIIPKADLDKSKLEGPFRVDYKVIDAPFPTAEYIGIEIAKDIYLKLNKKYRILLKIYEGKDSYAIIEYP, via the coding sequence ATGAAAGTTAAAGTTGGTATTGAAGGAATCACGATGGATTCAGCTCACTATACTTTATCATCTTATACTGATAGCCAAATTCATGGCCATACATATATCGTTAATGTGGAAGTTGAAGGGGAAGTCAATGAGAAATCTGGGTTTGTAGTAGATTTTAACTTACTCAAAAAAATAGTTAAGGAGACAATACAAGAATGGGATCATAAACTTATCATACCCAAGGCTGATTTAGATAAGTCGAAATTGGAAGGTCCATTCAGGGTGGATTATAAGGTAATAGATGCTCCATTTCCCACTGCTGAATATATAGGTATTGAAATAGCAAAGGACATATATCTCAAACTGAATAAGAAGTACAGAATACTTTTGAAGATATATGAAGGAAAGGACTCTTATGCAATTATAGAGTATCCGTAA
- a CDS encoding dihydropteroate synthase-like protein: protein MKVLVVTGTLAAPILSEVAKNIKDAKVEIKVLNYPVASLMSTKFIAENLKQTKFDVDYILIPGLVYGDAKIVEEVTGIKTFKGTEEAWDLPRVIEALKNGIQLSTTESADKIIGKMDNIEEKLRKIEEEAKVSFEINGVKITTYPPPFRIFLEIDNKQEFEKLDRIRKNIDVVLLGFPVGHYDLDEVKNKVKRLVDYGYVVGIDAESPRELKEGVRAGASFVFNLNENNLEELEEIRREAAFIVAPFKTENRGETTVDLVKKAKQKGFDKLIADPVLSPPLRGLVNSIIEYKYVRNTLQDIPILMGILNVTELIDADSLGINALLSAIAGELGISNLLIMEKGKTRWSSWELSRATKMISIALKENRLPKDIGIDLLVLKDKRRFREDFNADVIVNEHIKPDMDKSGFAKIFVSEDGFGVKWIGKNKITIKGKDGLSIGRELVRRVKDISKEHAVYIGYELAKAEIAYQLDKNYIQDKPLFKKIIDDSFHTEHDKKKDS from the coding sequence GTGAAAGTATTAGTAGTAACTGGGACTCTAGCTGCACCAATACTTTCTGAAGTTGCTAAGAACATCAAGGATGCTAAGGTCGAAATTAAAGTACTTAACTACCCGGTTGCTTCACTAATGAGTACAAAGTTTATAGCAGAGAACCTAAAGCAGACGAAATTTGACGTAGATTACATACTTATTCCGGGACTAGTTTACGGCGACGCTAAAATTGTTGAAGAAGTTACAGGGATAAAAACTTTCAAAGGAACAGAAGAAGCTTGGGATCTGCCTAGAGTAATTGAGGCCTTGAAGAATGGAATACAACTTTCTACAACAGAATCCGCTGATAAGATTATAGGTAAAATGGACAATATAGAAGAGAAGCTAAGAAAAATAGAGGAAGAAGCTAAGGTTTCTTTCGAAATAAATGGAGTAAAGATTACAACTTATCCGCCACCTTTTAGAATATTTTTGGAAATAGATAATAAGCAAGAATTTGAGAAATTGGATAGAATAAGAAAAAACATCGACGTGGTATTGTTAGGTTTCCCTGTAGGTCACTACGATTTGGATGAGGTAAAAAATAAGGTTAAAAGATTAGTGGACTATGGATATGTTGTTGGAATAGATGCTGAATCGCCTAGAGAATTAAAAGAGGGTGTAAGAGCAGGAGCTTCATTCGTATTTAACTTAAATGAAAATAACTTAGAGGAACTTGAGGAAATTAGAAGAGAAGCTGCATTTATTGTAGCCCCATTCAAAACTGAAAATAGAGGAGAGACAACTGTTGATCTAGTTAAAAAAGCAAAACAGAAGGGATTCGATAAATTGATAGCAGACCCAGTGTTATCACCACCTCTAAGAGGGCTGGTAAATAGTATAATTGAGTATAAATACGTAAGGAACACGTTGCAAGATATACCGATTCTAATGGGAATTCTTAACGTAACTGAACTTATTGATGCAGATAGTCTGGGAATTAACGCACTTCTATCTGCCATTGCAGGCGAGTTGGGAATTTCTAACTTATTGATTATGGAAAAGGGGAAAACGAGGTGGAGTAGTTGGGAATTATCGCGGGCTACAAAGATGATAAGTATAGCTTTGAAAGAAAATAGACTTCCAAAAGATATAGGGATAGATTTGCTCGTACTTAAGGATAAGAGAAGATTTAGGGAGGATTTCAATGCTGACGTAATTGTTAATGAGCACATAAAGCCTGATATGGATAAAAGTGGATTTGCAAAAATTTTTGTCAGTGAAGATGGATTCGGAGTAAAATGGATTGGAAAAAATAAGATAACAATAAAAGGAAAAGATGGGCTAAGTATTGGGAGAGAATTGGTTAGAAGAGTTAAGGATATCAGCAAAGAGCATGCGGTTTACATAGGATACGAACTAGCCAAGGCCGAGATTGCTTACCAACTCGATAAAAATTATATTCAAGATAAACCATTGTTCAAAAAGATAATTGATGATTCTTTCCATACCGAGCATGATAAGAAAAAGGATTCATGA
- the trxB gene encoding thioredoxin-disulfide reductase: MSLLPRTASVKPGEKFDVIIVGLGPAAYGAALYSARYMLKTLVIGETPGGQLTEAGIVDDYLGLIEIQASDMIKVFNKHIEKYEVPVLLDTVEKIENRGDEFVVKTKRKGEFKADSVILGIGVKRRKLGVPGEQEFAGRGISYCSVCDAPLFKNKVVAVIGGGDSALEGAEILSSYSTKVYLIHRRDSFRAQPIYVETVKKKPNVEFILNSVVKEIKGDKIVRQVVVENLKTGEIKELNVNGVFVEIGFDPPTDFAKSNGIETDANGYIKVDEWMRTNIPGVFAAGDCTSMWLGFRQIITSVAQGGVAATSAYRYVTEKKGKR, translated from the coding sequence ATGAGTCTTTTACCAAGAACTGCAAGTGTAAAACCAGGAGAGAAGTTTGATGTTATAATTGTTGGACTAGGTCCTGCCGCTTACGGTGCCGCATTATATTCTGCCAGATATATGTTAAAGACTCTTGTTATAGGAGAAACTCCGGGTGGGCAATTAACAGAAGCGGGTATTGTTGATGATTATCTTGGCTTAATAGAGATTCAAGCGAGTGATATGATAAAGGTATTTAATAAGCACATAGAGAAGTATGAAGTACCCGTCTTGTTGGATACAGTGGAGAAAATTGAAAATAGAGGAGACGAATTTGTTGTGAAAACCAAGAGAAAAGGTGAATTTAAAGCTGATAGTGTTATCTTAGGGATAGGAGTGAAGAGAAGAAAGTTAGGAGTACCTGGAGAACAAGAATTTGCAGGAAGGGGCATATCTTATTGTTCAGTTTGCGATGCACCTTTATTTAAGAATAAGGTAGTTGCAGTAATTGGAGGGGGAGATTCTGCATTAGAAGGAGCTGAGATATTATCTAGCTATTCAACCAAAGTCTATTTAATACATAGAAGAGATAGTTTTAGAGCTCAACCAATTTATGTTGAAACCGTTAAGAAAAAACCAAATGTTGAATTTATACTTAATTCAGTCGTGAAGGAAATTAAGGGAGATAAGATCGTTAGACAAGTAGTTGTGGAGAATTTGAAAACTGGTGAGATTAAGGAGCTGAATGTAAATGGTGTATTTGTAGAAATAGGATTTGATCCTCCAACAGATTTCGCTAAGAGCAATGGGATAGAGACTGATGCAAATGGATATATTAAAGTAGATGAGTGGATGAGGACTAATATACCGGGAGTATTTGCTGCAGGAGATTGTACGTCAATGTGGTTAGGATTTAGACAAATTATTACTTCAGTAGCTCAAGGTGGAGTAGCAGCGACTTCAGCTTATAGATATGTGACAGAAAAGAAGGGTAAGAGATGA
- a CDS encoding inositol monophosphatase family protein — translation MIDLLNKIAINTTKYLNEIKDEKDLDKVVGFHSGDTTRIIDKKSEEYIFQLLNETGLKFKFVSEESGVITPSNTYDYIALIDPLDGSNNFVLSVPWYSISVAIYGKSAKGLLDSLGGFVSHISINKIYSYDTSSAYVDGSPLKVEMINNSPLNVVITYFDERSLDKTLKILSALKGYKIRSFGSASLDMILTCIGKVGLYFDIRGKLRNVDIAASANFCKRLNSIPSTLNGKEILSGIDNIYTIDEIILSRDQNLLRTVYSIFS, via the coding sequence ATGATCGATTTATTAAATAAAATTGCTATAAATACAACCAAATATTTAAATGAAATAAAGGACGAGAAAGATCTAGATAAGGTAGTCGGATTTCACTCGGGAGATACCACACGGATAATTGATAAGAAGTCTGAGGAATATATATTTCAACTACTGAATGAGACTGGGCTTAAATTTAAGTTTGTTTCTGAGGAATCCGGTGTTATAACACCATCGAATACCTATGATTATATTGCGTTAATCGATCCATTAGATGGTAGTAACAATTTTGTACTTAGTGTCCCATGGTATTCTATATCAGTAGCTATTTATGGTAAAAGTGCGAAAGGTTTGTTAGATTCGCTAGGAGGATTTGTTTCACATATCTCAATTAATAAGATATATTCATATGATACTTCTTCTGCATATGTGGATGGATCTCCATTAAAGGTTGAAATGATTAATAACTCCCCTTTAAATGTAGTAATAACGTATTTTGACGAGAGGAGCTTAGATAAGACATTAAAGATTCTCTCAGCTCTAAAAGGATATAAGATTAGAAGCTTTGGTAGTGCGTCATTAGATATGATTCTAACTTGCATCGGTAAAGTAGGATTATATTTTGACATTAGAGGAAAGTTAAGAAATGTAGATATTGCTGCATCAGCCAACTTTTGCAAAAGATTAAATTCTATTCCATCTACATTAAATGGTAAAGAAATACTCAGTGGAATAGATAATATATATACAATAGATGAAATTATCTTGTCTCGTGATCAGAATTTGTTGAGGACCGTTTACTCAATCTTTTCTTAA